The Apibacter raozihei genome contains a region encoding:
- the ykgO gene encoding type B 50S ribosomal protein L36, producing the protein MKIRASLKKRSADDKVVRRKGRLYIINKKNPKFKQRQG; encoded by the coding sequence ATGAAAATTAGAGCATCACTTAAAAAAAGAAGTGCAGATGACAAAGTGGTTAGACGAAAAGGTCGTCTATACATTATAAATAAAAAGAATCCTAAATTTAAACAAAGACAAGGTTAA
- the rpsM gene encoding 30S ribosomal protein S13, whose translation MARISGVDLPKNKRGVIGLTYIYGIGKSTAAKVLQDAGISEDKKVSEWNDDEINAIRKFISENVKVEGELRSEIQLNIKRLMDIGCQRGIRHRLGLPLRGQRTKNNSRTRKGKRKTVANKKKATK comes from the coding sequence ATGGCTAGAATTTCCGGTGTAGATTTACCAAAAAATAAAAGAGGAGTTATCGGTCTTACCTATATTTATGGTATCGGTAAAAGTACTGCGGCTAAAGTTTTACAAGACGCAGGAATTAGCGAAGATAAAAAAGTTTCAGAATGGAATGATGACGAAATTAATGCCATCAGAAAATTTATATCTGAAAACGTAAAAGTTGAAGGAGAATTACGTTCTGAAATTCAGTTAAACATTAAACGATTAATGGATATCGGATGTCAGAGAGGTATAAGACATCGTTTAGGTTTACCTTTACGTGGGCAAAGAACTAAAAATAATTCACGTACTAGAAAAGGTAAGAGAAAAACTGTAGCTAATAAGAAAAAAGCCACTAAATAA
- the rplX gene encoding 50S ribosomal protein L24, translating into MAKVKIKKGDKVQVLAGAYKGKQGQVLVVYPEKNKAIVEGVNIVKKHKKPSAENPQGSIVEKEAAIHISNLALLDPKTGKPTRVSYKVEGDKKVRVAVKSGQTI; encoded by the coding sequence ATGGCAAAAGTTAAAATTAAAAAAGGAGATAAAGTTCAGGTTCTTGCTGGAGCTTACAAAGGAAAGCAAGGACAGGTATTAGTAGTTTATCCTGAAAAAAATAAAGCAATTGTGGAAGGTGTTAATATTGTAAAAAAACACAAAAAGCCATCTGCTGAAAATCCTCAGGGAAGCATTGTTGAAAAAGAAGCTGCTATTCATATTTCTAACTTAGCTCTATTGGATCCTAAAACAGGAAAACCAACACGAGTGAGTTATAAAGTGGAAGGGGATAAAAAAGTTAGAGTTGCAGTAAAATCAGGACAAACAATTTAA
- the infA gene encoding translation initiation factor IF-1 — translation MAKQKHIEQDGTIIEALSNAMFRVELENGHILTAHISGKMRMHYIKLLPGDRVRLEMSPYDLSKGRITFRY, via the coding sequence ATGGCAAAACAGAAACATATAGAGCAAGACGGAACAATTATTGAAGCATTGTCTAACGCAATGTTCAGAGTTGAACTGGAGAATGGTCACATTTTAACTGCACATATTTCAGGTAAAATGAGAATGCATTATATTAAATTATTACCAGGTGATAGAGTTAGATTAGAAATGTCACCGTATGATTTATCAAAAGGAAGAATAACTTTCAGATATTAA
- the rplF gene encoding 50S ribosomal protein L6 — protein sequence MSRIGKAIINIPTGATVDYKDNVVTVKGKNGELTQELTGGITLKIEDAQITVERPSDSKDHRSLHGLYRALIHNMIVGVSEGFTKKLELVGVGYRASNQGQKLELALGFSHLIVLELPQEVKLETLTEKGKNPIITLSSHDKHLLGMVCAKIRSFRKPEPYKGKGVKFVGEQIRRKAGKSA from the coding sequence ATGTCAAGAATAGGTAAAGCAATTATAAATATTCCTACAGGTGCTACAGTTGATTATAAAGATAACGTGGTTACAGTTAAAGGAAAAAATGGTGAACTAACCCAGGAACTTACAGGAGGGATTACTTTGAAAATAGAAGATGCTCAAATTACTGTAGAGCGTCCATCAGATAGTAAAGATCACAGATCTCTGCATGGATTGTACAGAGCGTTAATCCATAACATGATTGTAGGTGTTTCAGAAGGGTTTACTAAAAAATTAGAACTAGTTGGAGTAGGTTACAGAGCTTCAAATCAAGGGCAAAAATTAGAATTAGCCTTAGGTTTTTCTCACCTGATAGTTTTAGAACTTCCACAAGAAGTTAAATTAGAAACTTTAACAGAAAAAGGTAAAAATCCAATAATTACCTTATCTTCGCATGATAAACATTTATTAGGAATGGTTTGTGCTAAAATCAGATCTTTCCGTAAGCCTGAACCATACAAAGGTAAAGGGGTGAAATTTGTAGGAGAACAAATTAGAAGAAAAGCAGGTAAGTCTGCATAA
- the rplE gene encoding 50S ribosomal protein L5, translating into MQYIARPKKLYNDKIKSALKEEFSYTSIMQVPKLEKIVISQGLGAATADKKIVDYAVEEMSLIAGQKALACISKKDEAGFKLRKGMPIGAMVTLRGNKMYEFLDRLVSSALPRVRDFNGIKSEGFDGRGNYTLGITEQIIFPEINIDKVKKIQGMDITFVTSANTDKEAKALLTHFGLPFKKN; encoded by the coding sequence ATGCAATATATAGCAAGACCCAAAAAATTATATAACGATAAAATTAAATCAGCTTTAAAAGAAGAATTTAGTTATACATCGATTATGCAGGTTCCTAAATTGGAAAAAATTGTTATTAGCCAAGGTTTAGGAGCAGCTACAGCAGATAAAAAAATCGTAGATTATGCAGTTGAAGAAATGTCTTTAATTGCTGGTCAAAAAGCGCTGGCATGTATATCTAAAAAAGACGAGGCTGGATTTAAACTAAGAAAAGGAATGCCAATTGGTGCTATGGTAACTTTGAGAGGTAATAAAATGTATGAATTCTTAGACCGATTAGTTTCATCAGCTTTACCTAGGGTTCGTGACTTTAACGGTATTAAATCCGAAGGTTTTGATGGAAGAGGAAACTATACATTAGGAATTACTGAACAAATTATCTTTCCTGAAATAAATATAGATAAAGTTAAGAAAATTCAGGGAATGGATATTACCTTTGTAACCAGTGCAAATACTGATAAAGAAGCGAAAGCATTATTAACCCATTTTGGTTTACCATTTAAAAAGAACTAA
- the rpsN gene encoding 30S ribosomal protein S14 produces the protein MAKESMKARERKREALSAKYAAKRKALKEAGDYEALQKLPKNASPVRLHNRCKLTGRPRGYMRVFGISRVTFREMANEGLIPGVKKASW, from the coding sequence ATGGCAAAAGAATCAATGAAAGCGCGTGAGCGCAAAAGAGAAGCACTTTCTGCTAAATATGCCGCTAAAAGAAAAGCTTTAAAAGAAGCAGGAGATTACGAAGCTCTTCAAAAACTTCCTAAAAATGCTTCCCCTGTTAGATTACACAACAGATGTAAACTTACGGGAAGACCTAGAGGATATATGAGAGTATTTGGGATTTCCAGAGTTACTTTTAGAGAAATGGCTAATGAAGGATTAATACCAGGAGTTAAAAAAGCAAGCTGGTAA
- the rpsK gene encoding 30S ribosomal protein S11, which translates to MAKTASKTTKKRKVKIEAVGEAHIQASFNNIIISLTNKNGEVISWASAGKMGFKGSKKNTPYAAQMAAENCAQVAYELGLRRVKVYVKGPGAGRESAIRTIHNSGIEVSEIVDVTPIPHNGCRPPKRRRV; encoded by the coding sequence ATGGCAAAAACAGCATCAAAAACTACTAAAAAAAGAAAAGTTAAGATTGAAGCAGTAGGAGAAGCTCACATTCAAGCCTCATTCAATAATATCATCATATCTTTAACCAATAAAAACGGTGAAGTAATTTCTTGGGCATCTGCAGGGAAAATGGGATTTAAAGGTTCCAAAAAGAATACTCCTTATGCAGCTCAAATGGCAGCTGAAAACTGCGCTCAGGTAGCTTACGAGTTAGGATTAAGAAGAGTTAAAGTTTATGTTAAAGGTCCTGGAGCTGGTAGAGAATCAGCTATACGTACTATCCATAATTCTGGAATTGAAGTGAGTGAAATCGTTGATGTTACTCCGATTCCTCACAATGGATGTAGACCTCCTAAAAGAAGAAGAGTTTAA
- the rplN gene encoding 50S ribosomal protein L14, with product MLQTESRLKVADNTGAKEALVIKVLGGSRRRYASVGDKIVVTIKDATPSGNAKKGQVSKAVIVRTKKPVRRKDGSYISFEDNACVLLNAAGEMRGTRVFGPVARELRDKEYMKIISLAPEVL from the coding sequence ATGTTACAGACAGAATCAAGATTAAAAGTTGCAGATAACACAGGAGCTAAAGAGGCTTTAGTTATCAAGGTATTAGGAGGCTCTAGAAGAAGATACGCATCCGTTGGTGATAAAATTGTTGTTACTATTAAAGATGCAACTCCATCAGGAAACGCAAAAAAAGGACAAGTATCCAAAGCAGTTATCGTAAGAACTAAAAAACCGGTACGAAGAAAAGACGGTTCATATATCAGTTTTGAAGACAATGCATGTGTATTGTTAAACGCTGCAGGAGAAATGAGAGGAACCCGTGTTTTTGGACCGGTTGCCAGAGAGTTAAGAGATAAAGAATATATGAAAATTATATCTTTAGCTCCTGAAGTATTATAA
- the rpsQ gene encoding 30S ribosomal protein S17: MERNLRKERIGVVSSSKMDKTIVVSETTKMKHPMYGKFVLKTKKYTAHDEKNECNEGDTVRIMETRPLSKRKRWRLVEILERAK, encoded by the coding sequence ATGGAAAGAAATTTAAGAAAAGAAAGAATCGGAGTAGTATCCAGCAGCAAAATGGATAAAACCATTGTTGTTAGTGAAACAACCAAAATGAAGCACCCTATGTATGGTAAGTTCGTTTTGAAAACGAAAAAGTATACAGCTCATGATGAAAAAAATGAGTGTAACGAAGGAGACACCGTACGTATTATGGAAACTCGTCCATTAAGTAAAAGAAAAAGATGGAGATTAGTAGAAATTTTAGAAAGAGCTAAATAA
- the rpsH gene encoding 30S ribosomal protein S8, which produces MVTDPIADYLTRVRNAMMAGHKVVEIPASKIKKEITKILFDQGYILNYKFEEGSVQGAIKIALKYDKSTNLPAIKRIERASKPGLRKYSGSKELPRVLNGLGIAIISTSKGVMTDKKARQENVGGEVICYVY; this is translated from the coding sequence ATGGTTACAGACCCAATCGCAGATTACTTAACACGAGTAAGAAATGCAATGATGGCAGGACACAAAGTTGTGGAAATACCTGCATCGAAAATTAAAAAAGAGATTACTAAAATTCTCTTTGATCAAGGATATATCCTTAACTATAAATTTGAAGAAGGAAGCGTACAAGGAGCTATTAAAATAGCTTTAAAATACGATAAGTCTACAAACCTTCCGGCTATCAAAAGAATAGAAAGAGCTTCAAAACCAGGTTTGAGAAAATATTCTGGTTCCAAAGAACTTCCGAGAGTATTAAATGGATTAGGTATCGCTATCATTTCTACATCTAAAGGTGTAATGACTGACAAAAAAGCACGTCAGGAAAATGTAGGAGGAGAGGTAATATGTTATGTTTATTAA
- the rplR gene encoding 50S ribosomal protein L18, protein MALTKREKRIRVKRRVRKNIFGTAAKPRLSVYRSNKEIYAQLIDDNSGKTLAFASSLEKEVVGENGTKTEISTLVGKRIAEKAKSAGIETVVFDRNGFIYHGRIKALADGAREQGLKF, encoded by the coding sequence ATGGCATTAACTAAAAGAGAAAAAAGAATAAGAGTTAAAAGAAGAGTTCGTAAGAATATCTTTGGTACTGCTGCTAAACCACGTTTATCTGTTTACAGAAGCAACAAAGAAATTTACGCTCAACTTATAGATGATAATTCCGGCAAAACCTTGGCTTTTGCATCTTCGCTTGAGAAAGAAGTTGTCGGAGAAAATGGAACTAAAACTGAAATTTCTACCCTTGTAGGTAAAAGAATTGCTGAAAAAGCAAAATCTGCAGGAATTGAAACTGTAGTATTTGACAGAAACGGATTTATTTATCATGGTAGAATTAAAGCTTTAGCTGATGGTGCTAGAGAACAAGGTTTAAAATTTTAA
- the secY gene encoding preprotein translocase subunit SecY, with protein sequence MKGFIQTIKNIWSIKELRDKLIFTFTLILVYRFGTHVPLPAINMVEVDNILEIYKQNGGNQQATGLLGLLSSFTGGAFSKASIFALGIMPYISASIVVQLMGLAIPYIQKLQKEGESGRKTVNQITRWLTILICLIQAPAYLTSITQVFLPVEQFRSAYLVDPNSVFLFWVPSIIILISGTIFAMWMGEKITDKGIGNGISILIMVGILAGFPTAFVQEVGVQTGSSGNLVMILLEVIAWLLVIVLCIMLTVAVRKVPVQYVSRTKSGSIRSIANAARQYIPLKVNAAGVMPIIFAQALMFIPGLIVRSESTTSTFWAGFSQVFSWQYNLLFALLIIIFTFFYTAITIPVNQMADDLKRNGGLIPRVKPGKETADYLDDILSKITLPGAIYLALIAVLPAIVKMIGLTATDQFALFFGGTSLLIMVGVLLDTVQQINTYLLNHHYDGLMQSRLSRNPN encoded by the coding sequence ATGAAAGGATTTATACAGACAATAAAAAATATCTGGAGCATAAAGGAATTAAGAGATAAATTAATCTTTACTTTCACTCTTATATTAGTATACAGGTTCGGAACTCATGTTCCGTTACCTGCTATTAATATGGTGGAAGTAGATAATATTCTTGAAATTTATAAACAAAACGGAGGAAACCAGCAGGCCACAGGTTTATTAGGATTACTTTCTTCGTTTACAGGAGGAGCTTTTAGTAAGGCCTCCATATTTGCTTTGGGTATTATGCCTTATATCTCTGCTTCTATTGTGGTACAGCTAATGGGATTAGCAATTCCTTACATTCAGAAATTACAAAAGGAAGGAGAGAGTGGAAGAAAAACAGTTAATCAGATAACAAGGTGGTTAACTATTTTAATTTGTTTGATCCAGGCTCCGGCTTATCTAACTTCTATAACTCAGGTTTTTCTGCCTGTAGAACAATTCAGAAGTGCCTATTTAGTAGATCCTAATAGCGTATTTTTATTCTGGGTGCCAAGTATCATTATTTTGATTTCAGGTACTATTTTTGCCATGTGGATGGGTGAAAAAATTACTGACAAAGGAATAGGAAATGGTATTTCTATTCTTATTATGGTTGGTATTTTAGCAGGATTCCCTACGGCATTTGTACAAGAAGTTGGAGTACAAACTGGTTCCAGTGGTAATTTAGTTATGATATTGTTAGAGGTTATAGCTTGGCTATTGGTTATTGTTTTGTGTATTATGCTAACTGTAGCGGTTCGAAAAGTTCCTGTTCAGTACGTAAGTAGAACCAAGTCTGGTTCTATACGTTCCATAGCAAATGCAGCCAGACAATATATACCTTTAAAAGTAAATGCAGCAGGGGTTATGCCTATTATATTTGCACAGGCTTTGATGTTTATACCAGGTCTAATTGTTCGTTCAGAATCTACAACCAGTACATTTTGGGCAGGATTTAGTCAGGTATTTAGCTGGCAATATAATTTGTTGTTTGCTTTATTAATCATAATATTTACATTTTTTTATACGGCTATTACCATTCCTGTAAATCAGATGGCTGATGATTTAAAAAGAAATGGAGGTTTAATCCCTCGTGTAAAACCTGGTAAAGAAACGGCGGATTATTTAGATGATATATTATCTAAAATTACTCTACCGGGAGCTATTTATTTAGCCCTTATAGCAGTTCTTCCCGCAATAGTAAAAATGATAGGTCTTACAGCGACAGATCAATTTGCATTGTTTTTCGGTGGAACTTCATTATTGATTATGGTAGGAGTATTATTAGATACTGTACAGCAAATTAATACTTATTTATTAAATCATCATTATGATGGTTTAATGCAGTCAAGATTAAGTAGAAATCCGAACTAG
- the rpsE gene encoding 30S ribosomal protein S5, with the protein MLEVKNIERVKPGGLELVDRLVGVQRVTKVTKGGRAFGFSAIVVVGDEKGVVGFGLGKSKEVASAISKAVEDAKKNLVRVPILNGSLPHEQTARYGGANVFIRPASHGTGLIAGGAVRAVLESAGVKDVLSKSKGSSNPHNVVKATVKALLNLRSAETIAQQRGVSLSKVFKG; encoded by the coding sequence ATGTTAGAAGTAAAAAATATTGAAAGAGTAAAACCAGGTGGGTTAGAACTTGTAGACCGTTTAGTAGGTGTACAAAGAGTAACTAAAGTAACCAAAGGTGGACGAGCGTTCGGTTTTTCTGCTATAGTAGTAGTAGGAGATGAAAAAGGAGTAGTAGGATTTGGATTAGGTAAATCTAAAGAGGTAGCTAGCGCAATTTCCAAAGCTGTTGAAGATGCGAAAAAAAATCTGGTTAGAGTTCCGATTCTAAACGGATCACTTCCACATGAGCAAACAGCAAGATACGGAGGAGCTAATGTATTTATTCGTCCAGCTTCACACGGTACAGGACTTATTGCCGGTGGTGCAGTTCGTGCAGTATTAGAATCTGCAGGAGTAAAAGATGTACTTTCCAAATCTAAAGGATCTTCCAATCCTCACAATGTGGTTAAAGCTACAGTAAAAGCATTATTAAACCTTAGAAGTGCAGAAACTATTGCGCAACAAAGAGGAGTATCACTTTCTAAAGTATTTAAAGGATAA
- the rplO gene encoding 50S ribosomal protein L15: MNLHTLKPAQGSTHNSKRLGRGQGSGKGGTSTKGHKGDKSRSGHKDKIGFEGGQMPLQRRLPKFGFKNINRKEYVGVNLDTIQNLIDTKNISGEITKEILVQNGLASKKDLVKILGRGELKSSVTITVDKYTKSAQEAIEKAGGKANTL; this comes from the coding sequence ATGAATTTACATACTTTAAAGCCTGCACAAGGTTCAACACATAATAGTAAAAGACTAGGTAGAGGACAAGGAAGCGGTAAAGGAGGAACTTCTACCAAAGGACATAAAGGGGATAAATCTCGTTCAGGACATAAAGATAAAATAGGTTTTGAAGGTGGTCAGATGCCATTGCAAAGAAGACTTCCTAAATTTGGATTTAAAAATATCAATAGAAAGGAATATGTTGGCGTAAATCTGGATACTATCCAAAATTTGATTGATACTAAAAATATTTCTGGAGAAATTACGAAAGAAATATTGGTTCAGAATGGGTTAGCTTCTAAAAAAGATTTAGTGAAAATACTTGGTAGAGGAGAGTTAAAATCTTCAGTAACTATTACTGTAGATAAATATACAAAATCTGCGCAAGAAGCAATTGAAAAAGCTGGAGGAAAAGCTAACACCCTATAA
- the rpmD gene encoding 50S ribosomal protein L30, producing MATIKITLKRSSIKRPKNQKLTLEALGLTKLNKSVEHEATPQILGMVAVVKHLVTVEE from the coding sequence ATGGCAACGATAAAAATAACTTTAAAAAGAAGTTCAATAAAAAGACCTAAAAACCAAAAGTTAACATTAGAAGCTTTAGGTTTGACAAAGTTGAATAAATCCGTTGAACATGAAGCAACCCCGCAAATCTTAGGAATGGTTGCTGTCGTAAAACATTTAGTAACTGTTGAAGAATAA